From Borrelia sp. RT5S, the proteins below share one genomic window:
- the argF gene encoding ornithine carbamoyltransferase, producing the protein MYNLRNRSFLRILDFTQKEIKYLLDLSHNLKRAKYTGVEKQKLKGKNIAIIFEKDSTRTRCAFEVAAYDQGAGVTYLGPTGSQIGKKESIADTARVLGRMYDAIEFRGFSQQAVEDLARYSNVPVYNGLTDIAHPTQVLADFMTIEEHKGCLKKLKMVFCGDGRNNVANSLMEGCAMMGMDFRIFAPKELFPEPELVDKVRGVAHKSGGRITISSSIEETVKDADVVYTDVWVSMGEINWDERIKLLKPYQVNKELMKLAKEDAIFMHCLPAFHDLNTVLGKELFDKYGLEGVEVTDDVFESNQSVVFDEAENRLHTIKAVMVATLG; encoded by the coding sequence ATGTATAATTTACGAAACAGAAGTTTTTTAAGGATTTTAGATTTTACTCAAAAGGAAATTAAATATTTACTTGATTTGTCTCACAATTTAAAAAGAGCTAAGTATACTGGGGTTGAGAAGCAGAAACTTAAGGGAAAGAATATAGCTATAATTTTTGAAAAAGATTCAACAAGAACAAGATGTGCATTTGAGGTTGCTGCTTATGATCAGGGTGCTGGGGTTACTTATTTGGGGCCAACGGGAAGTCAAATAGGCAAGAAGGAGTCTATTGCTGATACAGCAAGAGTATTGGGAAGAATGTATGATGCTATTGAATTTAGAGGATTTTCCCAGCAGGCTGTAGAGGATTTGGCTAGATACTCTAATGTTCCAGTTTATAATGGACTAACGGATATTGCGCACCCGACACAGGTTCTTGCTGACTTTATGACCATTGAAGAGCATAAGGGGTGTTTAAAAAAATTGAAGATGGTGTTTTGTGGTGACGGTAGGAATAATGTTGCTAATTCTTTAATGGAAGGTTGTGCCATGATGGGCATGGATTTTAGAATATTTGCCCCAAAGGAACTTTTCCCAGAACCAGAGTTGGTAGACAAGGTAAGGGGAGTAGCACACAAGAGCGGAGGCAGGATTACTATTTCTAGTTCTATTGAAGAAACAGTTAAAGATGCTGATGTTGTCTATACTGATGTTTGGGTATCTATGGGAGAAATTAATTGGGATGAAAGGATAAAGCTTTTAAAGCCATATCAGGTTAATAAGGAACTTATGAAATTAGCAAAGGAAGATGCAATATTTATGCATTGCCTACCGGCTTTTCATGATTTAAATACAGTGCTTGGTAAGGAATTATTTGACAAGTATGGTCTTGAGGGTGTTGAGGTTACGGATGATGTTTTTGAAAGTAATCAATCTGTTGTGTTTGATGAGGCTGAAAATAGATTGCATACAATTAAGGCTGTAATGGTTGCAACTTTGGGTTAG
- a CDS encoding YfcC family protein, which yields MIGKIKIPSSFTIIFSLIVIMTVLTYVLPAGEFSKEMREVSGSMKEVVVAGTYHTVDRAPRGFFDGIYTVLTSMAKGMEHAVEVIVFILIVGGAYGVILRTGAVDAGIAAAIRKMGNKDKLLIPFMMFIFSIGGTTTGMCEETLPFYLVMIPLVLALGYDMIVAVSIIALGAGIGTMASTINPFATGIASAIAGIDLNEGFYFRIVLYVVSTLVAIIYVLVYAVRVKNDPTKSIVYAKREEHYNAFIKDSGGNSGSDIPEFTNARKIVLLLYGIMILFLTYSIIQLGWWMQEMTMLYLGTAILSALVCKMSESQMWDAFIEGAKDMMTAAVIIGIARGVMIVADDGLITATILNAAAEFLYGLPKVLFIVLNEIVQILIGFVVPSSSGHASLTMPIMAPLADFLEMPRASVVIAMQTASGLVNLLTPTGVIMAVLGIARLGYGSWVRFVVPLFVIEFVICILVIMANVYI from the coding sequence ATGATTGGGAAGATCAAAATTCCGAGTAGTTTTACAATAATATTTTCTTTAATAGTTATTATGACGGTATTAACTTATGTATTACCCGCTGGTGAGTTTTCTAAGGAGATGAGAGAAGTTAGTGGGAGCATGAAAGAGGTTGTTGTGGCTGGGACTTACCACACAGTGGATAGGGCTCCTAGGGGATTTTTTGATGGTATTTATACCGTTTTAACTTCAATGGCTAAAGGCATGGAACATGCTGTTGAGGTTATTGTATTTATTTTAATTGTTGGTGGAGCTTATGGTGTAATTTTAAGAACCGGAGCAGTTGATGCGGGAATAGCTGCAGCAATTAGAAAGATGGGAAACAAGGATAAGCTTCTTATTCCTTTTATGATGTTTATTTTTTCAATAGGAGGAACTACAACGGGAATGTGCGAAGAAACACTTCCATTTTACCTTGTCATGATTCCTTTAGTGCTAGCCTTAGGTTATGATATGATAGTGGCGGTTTCAATTATTGCATTAGGAGCTGGTATAGGAACTATGGCCTCCACTATTAATCCATTTGCAACAGGAATTGCGTCAGCGATCGCTGGTATTGATTTAAATGAAGGATTTTATTTTCGCATTGTTTTATATGTAGTATCTACTTTGGTTGCAATAATATATGTTTTAGTGTACGCGGTAAGAGTTAAGAATGATCCCACTAAATCTATAGTTTATGCAAAAAGGGAAGAACACTATAATGCATTTATTAAAGATAGCGGCGGTAATAGCGGGTCGGATATCCCAGAGTTTACAAATGCACGTAAAATAGTTTTGCTTTTATATGGGATAATGATTTTATTTTTAACATATAGCATTATACAACTTGGTTGGTGGATGCAAGAGATGACTATGTTGTATCTTGGCACAGCTATTCTTTCGGCCTTGGTTTGCAAGATGAGTGAATCTCAGATGTGGGATGCATTTATAGAGGGTGCTAAAGATATGATGACAGCTGCTGTTATTATTGGAATAGCTAGAGGGGTTATGATAGTAGCTGACGATGGATTGATTACGGCTACAATATTAAATGCAGCGGCTGAATTTTTATACGGATTGCCAAAAGTTTTGTTTATAGTTTTAAATGAAATTGTACAAATACTGATAGGGTTTGTTGTCCCCTCATCGTCTGGGCATGCAAGTCTTACGATGCCAATAATGGCACCTTTGGCTGACTTTTTGGAGATGCCACGGGCATCTGTTGTTATTGCAATGCAAACAGCATCTGGGCTTGTCAATTTATTGACTCCTACTGGAGTTATAATGGCAGTTTTAGGAATTGCAAGATTAGGATATGGAAGTTGGGTTAGATTTGTTGTGCCATTGTTTGTTATTGAATTTGTAATATGTATTTTGGTGATAATGGCCAATGTTTATATTTAA
- the arcC gene encoding carbamate kinase, with protein MDSKKIVICLGGNALEDGNGEATAEKQLEVVMKSITGIVDLIESGHEVVISHGNGPQVGRIVLQNEMARHETPAMPLDICGAMSQGMIGYHIEQALRNELRKRGVSKDVAVLITQVIVDKEDKGFRDPSKPIGPFYDRATALELEKSKGYVLREDSGRGYRRVVASPMPLEIVEIEAIKELIGKGFIVIACGGGGVPLVRDLRGNIEGVSAVIDKDFASSRLAQDVGADVLIILTAVEKVSLNFGKSDEILLNEVSTSDMEKYIDEGHFAVGSMLPKVQAGMEFVKSSEGRIAIITSLDKLSKDIENARGTVIKD; from the coding sequence ATGGATAGTAAGAAAATAGTCATATGTCTTGGGGGAAATGCCTTGGAGGATGGCAATGGCGAGGCAACGGCTGAAAAGCAGTTGGAGGTTGTAATGAAAAGTATTACAGGGATTGTGGATTTAATTGAGAGTGGACATGAGGTAGTTATTAGTCATGGCAATGGTCCGCAAGTAGGCAGGATAGTCCTTCAGAATGAAATGGCTAGACATGAAACTCCTGCTATGCCGCTTGATATATGTGGGGCGATGAGTCAAGGTATGATAGGGTATCACATTGAACAGGCTTTAAGAAATGAGCTTAGGAAAAGGGGTGTGAGTAAAGATGTTGCTGTATTGATTACTCAAGTCATAGTTGACAAAGAAGACAAGGGATTTAGGGATCCTAGTAAACCGATTGGTCCATTTTATGATAGAGCTACGGCATTGGAACTTGAAAAGAGCAAGGGGTATGTTCTGAGAGAGGACAGCGGCAGGGGTTACAGGAGAGTAGTAGCTTCTCCGATGCCATTAGAGATAGTAGAGATTGAAGCAATAAAGGAATTAATCGGAAAGGGATTTATAGTCATTGCTTGTGGTGGAGGTGGAGTGCCTCTTGTAAGAGATTTAAGAGGAAATATTGAAGGAGTAAGTGCGGTAATTGATAAAGATTTTGCCTCATCTAGATTAGCTCAGGATGTAGGGGCAGATGTTTTGATTATACTTACAGCTGTTGAGAAGGTATCATTAAATTTTGGTAAATCGGATGAGATTTTGTTAAATGAGGTTAGTACTTCAGATATGGAAAAATACATAGATGAAGGGCATTTTGCAGTAGGATCTATGCTGCCTAAAGTGCAGGCTGGTATGGAGTTTGTAAAGTCTAGTGAAGGAAGGATAGCCATCATTACGTCATTAGATAAACTTAGTAAAGACATAGAGAATGCTAGAGGTACTGTCATTAAAGACTAA
- a CDS encoding MFS transporter, giving the protein MIRNEHEKYYFCSLFLSEFARTLPHAVLTIILINKGLALGNIAMVQMCYMLAIMIFEFPSGVISDIFDRKIVYLMSIFLSMVSYFIIFKATSFAILCSAWFIYGMSSAVSTGTIDISFNRHLK; this is encoded by the coding sequence ATGATAAGGAATGAACATGAAAAATATTATTTTTGTTCTTTGTTTTTATCAGAATTTGCAAGAACACTTCCGCACGCAGTTCTGACTATTATTTTAATCAATAAAGGGCTAGCGCTAGGCAATATTGCCATGGTACAAATGTGCTACATGCTTGCAATTATGATCTTTGAGTTTCCCTCAGGTGTAATTTCAGACATTTTTGATAGAAAAATTGTTTACTTGATGTCTATTTTTTTGTCAATGGTTTCATATTTCATTATTTTCAAAGCGACATCATTTGCTATTCTTTGCTCTGCTTGGTTTATATATGGGATGTCATCTGCAGTAAGTACTGGAACAATTGATATTAGCTTTAATCGCCACCTAAAATAG